The nucleotide sequence CCTGTCCAGAATCCGCCCGTGCAGAATCCGCCCGTGGTGGGTGGCGGCAATGTCGCGCCGCTGCCGGTCGCGGCCGTGCAGATCCCGACAGCCATCTCCAGCAATGGCAGCGACGTCGTCGGCGGCCTGCAGCTCGGGTGCGACTATGAGGTCGACCGTATCGTCGTCGGCATTCAGGCGATGGCCGATCTCGGCAACATCAACGTGACCAATCCGCTGGCGCCGGGGCTTTCGTTGAGCACGCGCACCAGCAACCTCTATACGGCCACGGTGCGCGCCGGCTATCTGGTGACGCCGGAGATCCTCGCTTATGTCCGCGGCGGCGCGGCGTGGACGCGCACCGGCGTCACCGTCACCAACACCGCCACCGGACAGTCCTCCACCGTTGCCTTCAACCGCAGCGGCTGGACGGTCGGCGCCGGCGTCGAGTGGATGTTCGCCCGCAACTGGTCGGCCTTCGCCGAATATGACTACGCCGATTTCGGCACCGCGACCGGCGTGCTGCCGGGCGGGGCTGCGATCACCGGCGGGCCGAACGTGGTCAGCCAGAAGACGCAGCTCCACACCGCGATGATCGGCGTGAATTACCGGTTCGAAATGCTGTCGCGCGGCGGACGCTGAGGGACGGATCGAACATCATCCTGTAAGGCAAGAGGCCGCCCGGTGATCCCGGGCGGCCTTTTTGTGTCGCGTGCGCCGTCTGGTATTGAACGTTTCGGCGGCGCGCAGGGACAAAAAGGTCCTATCGTCGAAGGCAACGTCGACGATGTCGCGTGCAGGACCACGGAGAACCGGATGAAGATCGTCTCACATGCGCTGCTGGCCGGCTGCGCGCTCCTGCTCGCGATCTCAGGCGCCCGCGCGCAGGCGCCGCTCGTGGACGAGGCGGCGGCGCCGAGCGAGCCGTATCAGGGTCCGTTCGCCTATGACGAGGAGCAGATCGTGGTGGCGCGGTCGCCGGCCGAGGCGGTGTCGTTCGATCTGCCGCCGGGCCTCGCCTTGCGCGACTATGAGGCGTCGCCGACCGGCACCGAAGTCGCCGTCATCGTCGAGGACGCGTCACGGCGCCAGCAGGTGGCGTTCTGGGCATTCGGCCGCGACGGCTTCTCCCGCCGCATCGATGTGCCCGCGCAGACCCGGCTCGCCTCGCTCACCTGGCACCCCCAGGGCAAGGCGGTGTTCCTGCTCGCGACCAGCGATCGCGGATCGCAGATCCTCAAGCTCGATGCCAAGGCGGCGAGCTTCACGGCGCAGACGGTGTATTCCAGCGCGGCGTCGTTGCGGCGGCTCGTCGTCGGGCCGCGGCCCTATGAGGTGAACGGCGAGAAGGCGCCGGTGCTGCGGCTGTTCTTCGGCGAGAAGCTTGCCAGCGGCGCCTATGCGCTGCGCACGGTCACCGAGACCGGCAAGGGTCTCTATACGGTGGTCGGGCCGCAGCGCGATGCCGGCAAGAAGGAGGACGAGGAGACGCCGAACACGACCATCGCGCCGTCGGCGCTGCCGCTGCAATTCCATCCCGCCGGCAATCAGCTGGTCTGGGAGGATGGCAAGAAGTGCCTGCACAAGCTGAGCTACGGTGTTGACAATTGGGGCAAGAGCGCGCCGTTCGGCCGCGACTGCGGCCATACGCTGACCTACACGCCGAACGGCATCGCCACGATCGACTGGCAGGCAGGGCAGCCCGGCATCCGCATCAAGGGCCTGATCGACGGCTCCGACCAGCCGGCGCTCGGCGACTACAAGCTCGACTCCGTGCCGTCGCAGATGCCGGACGGACGCGGCGTCATCGCACTGACGGCGAATGGTCCGACCAAGACCCTGCGCTATCTGCCGATCTCGGTGCCGCTCGCCGATGTCGCCAATGCCTGGATGTACATGGAGAGCGCGGCCGACCAGCAGGCCTTCCTGCGCGACCGCGGCCTGTTCCGCAAGCTGCCGGAGCTGGACCAGCTGTTCAAGCTCTACGACACCGAATCCTATCAATGCGGCGCGCCCGACACGCGGGTGCCGACGCGGCCTTATTTCGTCACCACCGATTTGTTCTGGGAATTGTACAGCGCCGCCTTCGACGGCCTGTTCATCATCCTCGAGCGCGAGCAGGCGGCGCCTGCCTTCGCGCGCTTCGTCGCCGCGGCCGATGCCGAGCTTGCCAGGCGCCATCCGGGCAGCCGCATGGCCAAGGCGTTCGCCGCGGCGCATGCCGTGCTCGAAGGCCGCAGCGAATCGAATGCGGAAGCGCGCCTGATCGTCGCAGCCAGCGGCTCCGCGCAGTCGCTGGCGCTGCAGGCGCCACTGGACTTCGCGCAGTTCAAGCCGCGCGGGCACTACACCACCGATGCGCAGAAGCACTATTTCGGCGCAGTGCGCTATCTCAGCGCGCTGCCGCTGTCGGCCGAGGACACCGCGATGCTGCGCGGTCTCGATGCGGCCGTGGCTAAGGCCGCGACCGATTGGATCGCCGTCTATCGGCCGTTCATCGCCTCGTCGCGGCTCGACCTCGTCTGGGGCGGCGCCGCCTCGACCATCGCCTCGCACCCGGATAACAGCGGCACGCGGCTGTTTCCGTTGTCCTGGGGCTGGGACAATGAGGCGCTCGACAATGTCGTCGATCATGCCGAGCGGCCGGACGCCGAGCGCATCACGTCCCGCGACGGCGGCTCGCGCCTGTTGCCGTCGGGCCTCGATTTCGCGGCCATCGCGGGCAACCGGCTGGCAGGCGAGCTGCTCAGCCGCGACATCGCCACCTATCCCAATCTCGGCAACCGCATCGCGGCCGTGCGGCAGCGCTTCGCGGCCGCCGGAGGCAAGTCGCGCAGCGGCCTGTACGATTCCTGGATCGCGGCGCTGGCCACGCAATGGGCCGACAGCACCACGTCGTCGGCCGTCGCGGGCCCGGTGTGGAACGCCAAGCGTCTGCAAACGGGTCTCGCCTCATGGGCGACGCTGCGCCACGCCACCGTGCTGGTCAACGACAAGACCGTCGCCGAATGCGGCGAGGGCGGTTTCGAGGCGATCGTGATGCAGCCGCCGCGTGGCTATGTCGAGCCAGATCCCGCAAGCTTCGCGGCGATCGCCGATCTGTTCGAGGCGACCATCGCGATGGTGCGGGACAGCCGGAGCCTCGCGGCCGATGCCGCGGCGAATGCACGGCTGCGCGACGGCATCATCCGGCGCCTGACCGAGTCGCGCGACACCATCCGCAAATATCAGGGGATCGCCGAGAAGGAGCTAAAGGGCGCGGCGCTCAGCGCCGAGGACTACAAGCTGATCCAATATGTCGGCCGCGCCGCCGAGCACAATTTCCTGATCTTCTCCAGCCTGTCGAACCCGCAATATGCATTGTCCAACCCAGATCCGATGATGAAGGTGGTCGACGTCGCCGATGCGCCCTCGGGAACGCGCGAGCTCGGCGTCGGCCGGCCGCTGGAATGGGACCAGATCGTGCCGCACAACGGCCGCGCGCAGATCGTCAAGGGCGGTGTCTATTCCTACTACGAGTTTGCCTCGCCGCAGCCGATCGATGATGCCCAGTGGCGCAAGATGGTCGATGCGCAGCCGCGGCCGGACTGGGTGTCGCGGCATCTCTCGGCGAACGTGCTGTCGTGTCCGGCGCGTCAGCCGTGATGCGGAGCGTGCTGGCGCTGCTGCTCACGCTGTCCGGCGTGGTAGCGGCAGAGGCGGCGGAGCCTGACGCGGCGCGGCTGCTGTTCACCGGCGACATCATGTTGTCGCGGCAGGTGGCGCGGGAGATCGACGCCCGCCGCGGCCTGTCGCCCTGGCATGGCCTGCGCGACGTGCTCCGGCGCGCCGATGTCGTGGTCGGCAATTTTGAGGGCACGGTTGGCGCGAGTGAGGCGTGTGATGCGCCGAAGGAGCTGTGCTTCGCGGTCGAGCCGCAGTTGGTGCCGCTGCTCAAGGATGCCGGCTTCACGGCGCTCGGCATCGCCAATAATCATTCCGGCGATCTCGGCGCCGCCGGGCGCAAGGCGACGCGCGAGGCGCTGCAGGCGGCCGGGCTCGGCGCCATCGGCTCGGCGGAGTCTCCGGCGTTCGTGAAGGTCCGCGGTCGCACGCTGGCGCTGATCAGCCTCAATCTCGTGCCGGGCCGCGACGGCCAGATGGATCGGATCCCGTCCTGGCAGGCGGCGCAGAAGCTGCGGCTGGCGCGCGCGCTGGCGGATTGGGTGATCGTCTCGGTGCATTGGGGCAAGGAGCTCGCCGACTGGGTCGTGCCCGAGCAGGAGGCGGCTGCGACATGGCTGGTCGCGCAAGGTGCCGACCTCATCACCGGCGCGCATCCGCATGTGGTGCAGCCGCCCGCCTGCGTCGACGGCAAGCCGGTGTTCTACTCGCTCGGCAATCACGTGTTCGATCAGAAATATCCGCAGACCAAGCGCGGCCTGATCGCGGATTGCGAGATCAAGGACGATCGGTTGATCTGCAGCGGCCTGCCGACCAGGACCCCTGATGGCTCGGCCTATCCCGCCTGGACGGCGGAGCAGGACCAGCCGCAGGCAACCCTCGCGCAATGCTCCGTCAAGCCGAGTGCGCCGTTGCGCGTGGCGGGCCAAGCCATCAGTCCCTGGATCCGCGACGGCGAGATCGCCTCGGACCGTCTCGTGCTCGAAGGTCGCGCCGAGGCGAGCCGCTGGCGCACGCCGCCGCGTGCCCTGCTGTCAGCAGAAGCGGGGCGTCTCGTTGCCGACCAGCCGCCGCTGCTGTTCACGCTGGAGCGTCATGCCTCGCCGATCGACGGCGAGGACGGCCCGCGTCCCTATGTCTATGAGGTCACGCCGCATGGCCTGGTGGCGAAGTGGCGTGGCTCGGCGCTGGCCTGGCCGCTGCTCGATGCGGTGCTGATCGCCGATGCTGCCGGGCAGTCCTATCTCTGCGCCCTGCATCGCGGCGATTCCTTCATCATGCTGGACACGGCGACGCCATCAGCGACGCGAACGCAGGTCTATGCCTGGAACGGCTTCGGCTTCACCGGCGTGAGCGATGACACGCTCGCCGCGCGTTGCGCAGGGCGTTTCGACCCTCGGCGGCTGAGCGAATAGTTCGACGGCGCGTCACGCGCCGGCTTTGCCGTCGTCGAGCAGCTTGGCCACGCGCCGGAGCGCGAGCTGATAGCCCTGGGTGCCGAAGCCGGCGATGACGCCGTCGGCGCGCTTGGAGACGAACGAGTGGTGGCGGAATTCCTCGCGCTTGTGCACGTTGGAAATGTGCACCTCGATGACCGCACCATCGAACGTGTTCAGCGCGTCGAGGATCGCGACCGATGTGTGGGTGAACGCGGCAGGATTGATGACGATGGCGGCGGCGATCTCGCGCGCCTCGTGAATCCAGTCGATCAGCTCATATTCCCGGTTCGACTGATGGAAGCGGATCTCCAGTCCGAGCTCGGTTGCGAGCGCCCGGCAGTCCCGCTCCACATCGGCCAGCGTCTCATGGCCGTAGATCTCAGGCTGGCGCTTGCCCAGCAGGTTCAGGTTGGGGCCATTGAGAACGTAGACGAGGCGGCTCATGCGAGAACTCCAATCGGCGATGCGCAGGACCTTTGCCGCCTGCAGCTTAAGGGCGGGTTTCGGATTGCGCGATCGCGCTGGGGCGGACAATCGCACCAAATGGGGGCCGTCTGCCAGCATCTTTCGGGGGCAGGGGATAGGTCGTCCACCTCTGGGTGTCTCCCGAACGCATGAGCCCCGCCGATGGGCGGGGCTCTGGTTAGGCTCCGGTCAGAGAGTCTGGTCGTCCGCCGGGCGCGATGGCTCAGCTGGCGCGGACGGAGCCGAGGAACTTGCTCACCTCGTCCTTGAGCCGGCCGCTGTCCCGCGATAGCAGCTTCGCGGCCGACAGCACCTCCGACGAGGCGGTGCCGGTCTGCGTCGCGCCACGTTGCACATCGGTGATGTTCGACGAGACCTGCTGCGTGCCCTGGGCGGCCTGCTGCACGTTGCGGGAGATTTCCTGGGTCGCGGCGCCCTGTTCCTCGACCGCGGCGGCGATCGTCGCGGAAATCTCCGACAGCCGCTCGATCGTGTCACTGATCTCGCGGATGGCGGCGACCGATTCCTGCGTCGCGGTCTGAATACCGGCGATCTGCTGGCCGATGTCGCCGGTCGCCTTCGCCGTCTGCTCGGCCAGCGCCTTGACCTCGGTCGCGACCACGGCGAAGCCGCGTCCGGCGTCGCCGGCGCGGGCCGCCTCGATCGTCGCGTTGAGCGCGAGCAGATTGGTCTGGCCGGCGATGCTGTTGATCAGCTCGACGACGTCGCCGATCCGCGCCGCGGCCTTGGAGAGCTCGCCGACGCGGCCCGTGGTGCTCCGCGCCTGGGTCACCGCCTCATTCGCCATCTGCGCGGATTGCTGCACCCGGCGGCTGATCTCGGTGACCGACGACGCCATCTCCTCGGTCGCCGACGCCACCGATTGCACGTTGGTCGACGCCTGCTCCGAGGCGACGGCGACGGTCGTGGCGAGCTTCTCGGCCTGGTCCGCGGTCGTTGTCAGCGTGACCGCCGACGTCTCGAGCGTGCGCGAGGCGGTCGAGACCGTCTCGACGATGCCGCCCACCGAGGCCTCGAACTGGTCCGCCATCACGTTCATGGCTCGCCGGCGCTCCGCATCCGCGGCCGCCTGATCCTCCGCACGCTGGGCGATGCTGCGCTTGAGGTCGCCCTGCATCGCCTTCAGCGATGTCGCGAGCGCGCCGACCTCGTCGGCCTGCTCGATCGTCAGGCTCTGGTTGAAATCGCCCTTCGCGATGCCGTCGGCGAAGACAGCGCAATCCTGGATCGGACGGGCGATGCTGCGCGCCGCCACGGCGATCAGGAAGATCGCGAGCGCGGTGATTGCGACGCCGACGCCGAGCTGCCAGATCGTGTTGGTGGTCGAGCGGCCGCTCAGCGACGCGTCGAGCTGCTCCGCCGCGGCCAGCACGACATGGCGTGGGATCGAGATCACGACCGACCACGGCGTGTCGGTAAGGCCGAGGCGGATGGGCGCGTAGATGTCGATGTTGGCGACGTTGGGATCGTCCTGAACCGTTCCCTTGCCGCTGCGGACGATGGCGGTGCTGTCGGTCCAGCGCGGATCGGCGGATGTCGCGGCCTTGCCGATGACGTCGTGATCGGCGCTGTCGGCGACGACCAGGCCGGTGTCGTTGAGGATCACGACCTTGCCCTTGCCGCCGAACAGCGAGGCGTTCATCTTGGTCGCGAGCGTCTGGACGAAGTCGAGATTGTAGTCGGCACCAGCGAGGCCACGGAATTTGCCGTCGATCATCACTGGCACGGACATCGTGGCCAGGAACACCGGCTTGCCCTGGACGATGTAGGGCAGCGGCCCGAGGATGTTCTCCTTACCCGTGCTGCTCGGGTTGATGTACCAGGCGCCCTTCACGAGACCGTTTGGATGACGCTCGCTGCTGTCATATTCGACCAGCGGCTGGACCGCGATCGCGCCGCCGGCGCTGCGCGTCCAGTAGGGCAGGAAGCGGCCGGTCTGATCGGAGCCGGCCTCCTTGCGTCCCTTGAAGGCCGCGTCATTGCTGTCGAGCGCGCCGGGCTCCCAGGCGGAGTAGGTGCCGTTGAACGCCGGATTGAGCTCCAGCACGCGCCGCAGGACGGCGTTGAGCTGGGTGCGGCGCGAGGCCACGTCGATGCCGTTCTTGTCGTCCGCCAGCACCGCGAAGGAATGCGCCATGGTGCGGGCGGCATCGAAGCCGACCTCCAGCTCGGCCTTGATGACGTTGGCCTCGGCGGCCGCCCGGTTCATCAGGCTTTCCTTGGTCTGGTGGTCGACCAGCTGCATCACCTCACGGTTGACGAACTGATTCATGCTCTGTGTCGAGAACAGGCCGTAGCCGATCAGGACGATGCAGGTGAGGACGAGGCAGACGCCCGCGATCAGGGCGATCTTGGTCTGGATGGAGCGGATGGCCGCAAAGGATGTCAGTCGCATGGTTCTCTCTCTCGATGTCCGTCGCGCGACCGAAGTCTCGGCGCGTGCGTTGGGCGCATGCGGGAACCATGGGGAACCGGGATTAACGCGTTTTGAGGAATGGCGCACACAGACTGGCCCGCCCTTCGTTTCGCGCCCACTTGTGTCGCAGCCTTGCGACACCCGGTAATTGTCCGGAAACGCGGAGATTGCCGCTGGCTTCGCGATACACGCAAACGGGGTGGCCGCTGCTCCATGCGTCTTGCGGCGAATCGTTCGCGAGACTGGCCTGCGGCGTCTTGCTTGACCTCTGTCAAACAGCGGTGCTGTATTTGGCCTAACATGACGTCAAAGAAGACTGCGGCTGGGGAGAAGGCCAGGAGGAGTGACATGCGGCGCTCGCCCGGGAGTGCGCATTCCGATCGCGTGCTGGATGTTGTCGCCAAAGGCGACCCCAATGGCGATCACAAGAGCGATCTCAAGGACGATGCCACTGCCAGCCCTGCCGTCTCGGCGCTGGCGGCCTCATGGCGCCGCTCCGGCCATCTCCACGCGCTCGATCCTGCGACCCATGCACCGTCCCGCCGTCTGACGGCTACCGAGATCACTGTGGCGCGCGAGCGCCTGGGGCGGCTGCTCGCGATCGCGCAAGCGAGCCTCGACCGGCTGTTTCTCGCCGTCGGCGGCGTCGGCTGCTCGGTGCTCTTGGCCGATGCCGAGGGCACTGTGCTCGACCGGCGCGGGGCCCGCGGGGACGATTCGACATTCGAGGCCTGGGGATTGTGGACCGGGGCTGTGTGGAGCGAGCGGCACGAGGGCACCAACGCGATCGGCACCTGTCTGGTCGAGAAGCGGCCGCTGACCATCGATCGCGGCCAGCACTACCTCACCCGCAATTCCCGGCTGTTCTGCACCACCGCGCCGATTTTCGACGAGCATGGCCAGCTCAGGGCGGCACTGGACGTGTCGTCATGCCGGACGGATCTCACCGAAGGTTTTGGCCGCCTGATCGCGACCACGGTGGCCGATGCCGCGCGCCTGATCGAGGCCGAGAACTTCCGCCAGGCGTTTCCACAGGCGCGCATCGTGCTGACGCCGGAGAGCGAGCGCGAGATCAACTCGCTGCTGGCGGTGGACAGCAACGATCTCGTGGTCGGTGCCACGCGCGCGGCGCGTCGGGCGCTGGGCTTGTCTCCGTCGGCGCTGGCGCGCCCGGTGCCGGCAAGCGACCTCATCAAGGGCGGGCACAGCCAGGGCGATGATATCGATGCCGCCGAGCGCGCCGTGCTGAAGCGCGCGCTTGCGCGCGCCGGCGGCAATATCTCGAAGGCCGCCAAGGAACTCGACATGTCCCGCGCCACCCTGCACCGGAAGATGAAGCGGCTCGGGCTGGAGCGCTGAGCGCGACTTCGCAAGTCGAGTTGTCGCAGAACTGCGACACTTCCGGCGACGCACCGCTGCCGGCCACTGGTCTCATGCACACGTTTGACCGACGCTCTCCTCAACGCCGTGTGCATCGGCGTGATGGGAGAGACAAATGACCAAGGTTGACGTCCATGCGGCGCTCAAGCCGCCTTTCGCTGCGCGTTACGACAACTTCATCGGTGGCGCCTGGAAGGCCCCGAACGCGGGCAAATATTTCGACAACATCTCGCCGATCACCGGCCAGCCGGTGTGCCAGATCGCGCGCTCCGATGCGTCCGACATCGAGGCCGCACTCGATGCGGCGCATGCCGCCAAGGATGGCTGGGCGCGCACCAGCGTCACCGAGCGGGCGCTGGTCCTCAACAAGATCGCCGATCGCATGGAGGCCAATCTCGCCAAGCTGGCGCTCGCCGAGACCTGGGACAATGGCAAGCCGATCCGCGAGACCACCGCCGCCGACATCCCGCTCGCGATCGATCATTTCCGCTACTTTGCCGGCGTGATCCGCGCCCAGGAAGGCTCGATCGCCGAGATCGATCACGACACCATCGCCTATCACTTCCACGAGCCGCTCGGCGTCGTCGGCCAGATCATTCCCTGGAACTTCCCGATCCTGATGGCGGCGTGGAAGCTCGCGCCCGCGCTCGCGGCCGGCAACTGCGTCGTGATGAAGCCGGCGGAGCAGACCCCGGCCTCGATCATGGTCTGGATGGAGCTGATCGGCGACTTGCTTCCGGCCGGCGTGCTCAACGTCGTCAACGGCTTCGGCCTCGAGGCCGGCAAGCCGCTGGCCTCATCGCCGCGCATCGCCAAGATCGCCTTCACCGGCGAGACCTCGACGGGCCGGCTGATCATGCAATACGCCTCGCAGAACCTGATCCCGGTAACGCTCGAGCTCGGCGGCAAGTCGCCGAACATCTTCTTCAAGGATGTCTGCGCCGAGGATGACGACTTCCTCGACAAGGCGATCGAAGGCTTCGTGATGTTCGCGCTCAACCAGGGCGAGGTCTGCACTTGCCCGAGCCGTGCGCTCATTCATGAATCGATCTACGAACGCTTCATGGAGCGCGCCTTGAAGCGCGTCGGCGCGATCGTGCAGGGCAGCCCGCTCGATCCGGCCACCATGATCGGCGCGCAGGCCTCGTCCGAGCAGCTCAACAAGATCCTGTCCTACATCGACATCGGCAGGAACGAGGGCGCGCAGCTGCTGATCGGCGGCGAGCGGAACGTGCTCGGCGGCGACCTCGCCGGTGGCTACTATGTCAAGCCGACGGTGTTCAAGGGCCACAACAAGATGCGCGTGTTCCAGGAGGAGATCTTCGGGCCCGTCGTCTCGGTCACGACCTTCAAGACCGAGGAGGAGGCCTTGGCGATCGCCAACGACACGCTTTACGGCCTGGGCGCTGGCGTGTGGAGCCGCGACGCCAACACTTGCTACCGCTTCGGTCGCGCGATCCAGGCCGGACGCGTCTGGACCAACTGCTATCACGCCTATCCGGCGCACGCAGCGTTCGGCGGCTACAAGCAGTCGGGCGTCGGACGCGAGACCCACAAGGTGATGCTGGACCACTATCAGCAGACCAAGAACATGCTGGTCAGCTATAGCCCGAAGAAGCTCGGCTTCTTCTAAAGGCTGAGAGCGGGCCGGTCGGGCATCCTCGCCCCGATCGGCCGGTGCGCCGGCCCATGTCAATGGGACGCTATCGCATTCGACGAGCGCAGTTTTGTGCTCGTCTGTGCCTACGTCGTCATGCCCGGGACAAGCCCGGGCATGACGGAGTAACTAACGGGCAGGATCGTTCGCTGGAACAGATCTGCATTTCCAAATGCGATCGCCCTGCATGTTGATCGGGCGCGTTTTGGCTTTCGACCCGTTAGTTCAGTTGCGCCAGCAGAGCCTCGCGTGCTTCGGAAATGCGCCGGTAGAGCTCGTTGCTGCCGCCGGCATCGGGATGCGCTGATTTGGCGAGCCTCCGGAAGCCCGCGTTGATCTCCGTCGCCGTCAGGCGGCCCTGCAACGGCAGCTCGAGCAGCGCGCGATGGGCCTCGTCATCCTCGTCCCGCGTGAACAGATCCAGCAGCGCGCGCCGTGCCGCCCGCGCCGCGATACGCAAGCCGTCCTGATCCTCGCGCCAGCGCTGCTGCGACATCACCAGGCAGGCGCCGAATGCAATGCGGCCCTCGGCTTCCAGCGCGTCGAGGCTGAACGGACCGACGACCTCATAGGGCGGCGCGAGCGAGACGAGCCGTCCCGTCGCGCCATCGCTGACGGGGCCAAGCCGGACCGTATCGACGATCCCCATCGACCCGTTCCAGATCACCCAGTCCACGGCACTCGTCATGCGGCCACTCGTCTTCATGCAGCGTTCGGCTGCCGCGCGCCTTTCTCTCGCGTGCCGGTCAGGCCGGCGCCCGCGGGAGCTTGACCGGTCCGACATCCACTTGGATCTCGTTACCCTCGATCTGCAGCGGATAGGAATGAAGCGCGTTGCGCACCAGATGCGTGACGCATTTGCCGCTCGCGCCGTCAAAGCCCCATTGATGGTGCGGGCAGGTGATCGTCTTGCCGTCGAACGTCGCCTCGCTCAGCGGCACGTCGGCATGCGGACAGCGGCCGCGCCACGCCGTCAGCTGGCCGCCCGCGGGCCACAGCAGCAGCACGCTCTTCTTGCCGACCTGATACAGGCCCATGCCGCCTTCGGAGATCGCGCTTGTCGGACAGACTGCAGTGAAAGCCATCGGATCGCCCGCTGATGATGCCGCTGCACATGCTCTCGCAAGTTCCGGACCAGCGGAAACAGCGCTCAGAATGGCGACATCAGGCAGATCGTTGTCGCAAACGCGACAAGTGCTGTCGCTTGACCCTGACGGCAAAACGCCGCCCGAGAGGGCGGCGCTGCTGTCGCGATCGCAATGTGGTTCGATGCCGAACTCTATTCCTTGCGCTCCGACGTCCAGCCTTTGTACTCGGCGACATTGTCGCGCGTGATCAGCTTCGACGGGAGCAACTCGACGGTGGAGGCCGGCTTCTGGCCATTGAGCAGCCCGACGCCGATCTGCACGGCGCGGCGGGCCATGAAGAACGGGTCCTGCGAGGCCGAAGCCTGGATCTGCTTGGTTGCGGGATCCTTCAACGCGGCCTCGATGTCGGGCGCGCCGTCGACGGAGGTGATGATGATCCCGGTGCGGCCTTGCTGGCGGGCGGCGAGATCGGTGCCGATCGCCTGCGGATCGTTGATCGCAAAGATCGCGTCGATCTTCGGGTAGCGCGTCAGATAGCCCTGCGCGACCGTGAGGCCGCCCTCGCGCGAAC is from Bradyrhizobium sp. ORS 285 and encodes:
- the adh gene encoding aldehyde dehydrogenase yields the protein MTKVDVHAALKPPFAARYDNFIGGAWKAPNAGKYFDNISPITGQPVCQIARSDASDIEAALDAAHAAKDGWARTSVTERALVLNKIADRMEANLAKLALAETWDNGKPIRETTAADIPLAIDHFRYFAGVIRAQEGSIAEIDHDTIAYHFHEPLGVVGQIIPWNFPILMAAWKLAPALAAGNCVVMKPAEQTPASIMVWMELIGDLLPAGVLNVVNGFGLEAGKPLASSPRIAKIAFTGETSTGRLIMQYASQNLIPVTLELGGKSPNIFFKDVCAEDDDFLDKAIEGFVMFALNQGEVCTCPSRALIHESIYERFMERALKRVGAIVQGSPLDPATMIGAQASSEQLNKILSYIDIGRNEGAQLLIGGERNVLGGDLAGGYYVKPTVFKGHNKMRVFQEEIFGPVVSVTTFKTEEEALAIANDTLYGLGAGVWSRDANTCYRFGRAIQAGRVWTNCYHAYPAHAAFGGYKQSGVGRETHKVMLDHYQQTKNMLVSYSPKKLGFF
- a CDS encoding molecular chaperone DnaJ, translating into MTSAVDWVIWNGSMGIVDTVRLGPVSDGATGRLVSLAPPYEVVGPFSLDALEAEGRIAFGACLVMSQQRWREDQDGLRIAARAARRALLDLFTRDEDDEAHRALLELPLQGRLTATEINAGFRRLAKSAHPDAGGSNELYRRISEAREALLAQLN
- a CDS encoding Rieske 2Fe-2S domain-containing protein; translation: MAFTAVCPTSAISEGGMGLYQVGKKSVLLLWPAGGQLTAWRGRCPHADVPLSEATFDGKTITCPHHQWGFDGASGKCVTHLVRNALHSYPLQIEGNEIQVDVGPVKLPRAPA